From the Streptomyces nodosus genome, the window GGCCTTGCCGAGGGCGATGACATGCAGCCGGCCGGGCGGCTGGCTGCGGTTCAGCTCCCGGGCGAGGGCATACGCCTTGTAGACCGACGCCGGGTTGGTGTAAGGAGCCCCGCTGAAGTGCACGAACTCGCAGGACAGACCGCGCCGCATGGCACGGTGGGCGGCCACCGGGGAGTCATAGCCGCCGGACAGCAGCACCAGGGCACGCCCGCTGGACCCGACGGGCAGGCCCGTCAGACCGGGGTATCGGGTCCAGGAGAGATAGGTCTCCTTGCGGTCGATCTCGACGGCCAGCGTGATGTCCGGCCGGGTGAGGTCGACATGCAGGCCCGGAAGTTCCTCCAGGACACGGGCCCCCAGATGCGCCGCCATCCGGGAGGAGGTCAGCGGGAACTGCTTGTCCCGCCGCTTCACCCGGACCGCGAAACCGCGCCCCGGCCGCTCGGCGCTCAGCGTGCGCAGCGCCTCGACGGCCGCCCGGGTGATCTCCTCCAGGGTGCTGGGCACCCGCTGGGCCGGCTCCACGGAGTTGAAGCCGATCACCCTGCGCGCCCGTTCCACCAGCGCCTCCTGGGGGACCTGTCCGCCCAGCACGGTGACGTTCTGGGCGGTCTTGATCCAGGTGGAGCCGCCGATCCCGCGCAGCGCGACCCGCAGATTGTCGTGCAGCCGCTCGGTGAAGCAGTGACGGTTGTGGCCCTTGAGGAAGATCTCGCCGTGCTTGAGCAGCACACAGGGGCCGTAGGAGGGGGAGGTGGCCCGGGGCGCGGGCACACCGGCATTGCCGGACATGAGAGCCTCTCAGAAGTTCCAGTCGTCGTCGGCGGTGTCCTCCGCCGTGCCCATCACATAGGACGAGCCGGAGCCGGAGAAGAAGTCGTGGTTCTCGTCCGCGGTTCGTGTTCTCCGAGACACTGGAGAAATACACGAGGCCGCTCAACGGTCGCCGCCTCCTCTCGCTCGTTCCCGTGTCGGTTCCGAGGACCGGGAGGGGAGGAGCGTCGCGGCGGGCACGGCGGGGCGCCGGGGCAGTGGCGGGAAACGGTCACGCCCGACCCGGGGCCTGCGTCTGCCACGCGGCCCTCCCTCGGAGCCTCGGAGCGCGTGCACCGCTTCTCGGTGTACGCGCCGGTGGCAGGTCTTCGGACTCGCGGGCCCGTCTCGTGTCGTACGAGACTCCTACTGACCGTCGCTTCCCAGGCCCTTCTCAGGGGGCCCAGTGCGTATGACGGCGGTCGTTCCCGCTCACCGCTGCGGGGCAGTCCCGGATTCCCACCGGGTTCCCTCTTGCCTCGCCGGACACCTGAGTGCCCGGCGAACCACCAGCAGGAGCAACACTACATCTAGATGAGGTTGGGTGACATCACCCCAGATGTTGTGTCGACCCGTGAAATGCGGCAGCAGAAGGGCGTTGACCGCGAAGCCGGACCGGTCCTGGCTGCGGATCATACCGACCCGCCGGATCCGCCCGCTCATGACGCGAGCTCCGCGCGCCGCACGAGGTGACGGGAGTAGGCCTCCGGGGTGAAGAACGGGGGCAGCTCGCCGCGGAGCGCGGTGCGTTCGAACAGCGACCGCACTTCCTCCACCGGCGCCCAGGGGTCCTCGGCGCCCAGGGCCGCGGTCTCCTCGTCGAGCAGCCGCAGGACCGTCTCCCGGTCGATCACCCGGTGCCGCAGCCACTGCCAGATCTGCACCCGGGCGATCTCGGCGGTGGCCGCGTCCTCCATGAGGCCGTGGAGGGCGACGGCGCCCTGCCCGCGCAGCCAGGCGGCGAAGTAGCGCAGTGCGACCGCGATGTTCAGGCGCACACCCTCCGCCGTGGGCGGTCCGGCGATCCGGCGGACCGACAGCAGCTCCGCCGGTGTCACCTCGACGTCGTCCCGCGTCCGGTCGATCTGGTGCGGCCGGTCGCCGAGGACACCGTCGAACACCTCACGGCACACGGGCACCAGTGCCGGATGGGCGACCCAGGATCCGTCGAAGCCGTCCTCGGCCTCCCGCTCCTTGTCCAGCCGTACCTTGGCGAGCGCCGCCTCGTCGGCCCTCCGATCCCTGCTGGGCACCTGGGCGGCCATGCCCCCGATGGCGTGGGCGCCGCGCCGGTGGCAGGTGCGCACCAGGAGCTCGGTGTACGCCCGCATGAAGGGCGCGGTCATGGTGACCTTGGCACGGTCCGGCAGCAGGAAGTCGGTGCGGTGCCCGAACGTCTTGATCACGCTGAACAGGTAGTCCCAGCGGCCCGCGTTGAGCCCGGCGCTGTGCTCCCGCAGCTCGTAGAGGATCTCCTCCATCTCGAACGCGGCGGTGATCGTCTCGATGAGGACGGTGGCGCGGACGGTGCCCCGGGGGATGCCGAGCAGTTCCTGGGCGAGCACGAAGACGTCGTTCCACAGCCGGGCCTCGTAGCGGTTCTCCAGCTTCGGCAGATAGAAGTACGGGCCGTACCCGGCGTCGATCTGCCGCTGGGCGCAGTGGAAGAAGTACAGGCCGAAGTCCACCAGGGCGGCGGGCAGGGGCCGGCCCTCGTGCTCCAGGTGTTCCTCCTCGAGGTGCCAGCCGCGCGGCCGGACCATGAGGGTGACGGGCCGGTCGCCGAGCCGGTACTCCTTGCCCTCCTCGGAGGTGAAGTCGATCCGCCGCTCGACGGCGGCCAGCAGGTTCAGCTGGCCGTCGATGACGTTTTCCCAGGTGGGAGCGGTTGCGTCCTCGAAGTCGGCCATCCACACCCGGGCCCCGGAATTGAGGGCGTTGACCGTCATACGGCGCTCCGGAGGCCCGGTGATCTCCACGCGTCGGTCGAGCAGGCCGGGAGCGGGCGGGGCGACGCGCCAGGAGTCGTCGGCGCGGACGGCGGAGGTGACCATCGGGAAGTCGAGCGGGGTGCCACTGGTCAGGCGCATCACCTGGCGGAGGCGTTCCTTCAGCAGGTCCCG encodes:
- the thiI gene encoding tRNA uracil 4-sulfurtransferase ThiI; amino-acid sequence: MSGNAGVPAPRATSPSYGPCVLLKHGEIFLKGHNRHCFTERLHDNLRVALRGIGGSTWIKTAQNVTVLGGQVPQEALVERARRVIGFNSVEPAQRVPSTLEEITRAAVEALRTLSAERPGRGFAVRVKRRDKQFPLTSSRMAAHLGARVLEELPGLHVDLTRPDITLAVEIDRKETYLSWTRYPGLTGLPVGSSGRALVLLSGGYDSPVAAHRAMRRGLSCEFVHFSGAPYTNPASVYKAYALARELNRSQPPGRLHVIALGKAQKQLAVAGAGRLQVVAQRRLMVRTASALAARTGAQALVTGDSLGQVASQTLANLVAVDEASALPILRPLIGWEKQEIIDEARSIGTAEISTLPDEDCCRLLAPPRASTRAGLPQLRAVEKRLDLDEVTAALLDNVQVMLPGEDADAAPEVSPGCPAPTPA
- the aceB gene encoding malate synthase A gives rise to the protein MTTTALPRPVRVLAPLGDRHGEILTPAALDFLGQLVAAFGPRRRDLLKERLRQVMRLTSGTPLDFPMVTSAVRADDSWRVAPPAPGLLDRRVEITGPPERRMTVNALNSGARVWMADFEDATAPTWENVIDGQLNLLAAVERRIDFTSEEGKEYRLGDRPVTLMVRPRGWHLEEEHLEHEGRPLPAALVDFGLYFFHCAQRQIDAGYGPYFYLPKLENRYEARLWNDVFVLAQELLGIPRGTVRATVLIETITAAFEMEEILYELREHSAGLNAGRWDYLFSVIKTFGHRTDFLLPDRAKVTMTAPFMRAYTELLVRTCHRRGAHAIGGMAAQVPSRDRRADEAALAKVRLDKEREAEDGFDGSWVAHPALVPVCREVFDGVLGDRPHQIDRTRDDVEVTPAELLSVRRIAGPPTAEGVRLNIAVALRYFAAWLRGQGAVALHGLMEDAATAEIARVQIWQWLRHRVIDRETVLRLLDEETAALGAEDPWAPVEEVRSLFERTALRGELPPFFTPEAYSRHLVRRAELAS